Proteins encoded together in one Onychomys torridus chromosome 1, mOncTor1.1, whole genome shotgun sequence window:
- the Pwwp2b gene encoding PWWP domain-containing protein 2B isoform X1 has product MEPRAGCRLPVRVEQVVNGALVVTVSCGERSFAGILLDCTKKSGLFGLSPSTLLPLADNPSVISCHDQVPKEGTGEVMPPHHKDQSPEKDQPPKTAGPEPPPPLIPPLPAGNLPPFPPYFEGAPFPHPLWLRNTYQQWVPQPPPRTIKRTRRRLSRNRDPGRLILSTIRLRPRQVLCEKCKSTVSPQEASPGPLTTPRPRRRLGSGPDSEHRKPEEPEDSDSIAAATPRRSKREKREEDRVPGERVPRSPVIKISYSTPQGKGEVVKIPSRVHGSVEPFCPQQSLQNGSQDLEVVRDVEPRGGGDRPPSGHSIPKLKLTRPLPPISDLPPPKIRLKPHRLRDGEHEPLYRAELVEELNGCPGGPLASSPAIFADGSTHGLEDLSSGSSGEDDDLKRFPQGKHGRGSLAFLVDCPGRRADCTSESVCSTDSLDELKSSGSEVTSPDTGDLSSGDSASVPSSSADTRQTVPPLTVRLHTQSVSQCVTEDGRTVAVGDVVWGKIHGFPWWPARVLDISLGQKEDGEPSWQEAKVSWFGSPTTSFLSISKLFPFSEFFKLRFNRKKKGMYRRAITEAANATQHVAPEIRELLTQFEI; this is encoded by the exons ATGGAGCCGCGGGCCGGCTGCCGGTTGCCGGTGCGGGTGGAACAGGTCGTCAACGGCGCGCTGGTGGTCACCGTGAGCTGTGGCGAGCGCAGCTTCGCCGGGATCCTGCTGGATTGCACGAAAAA GTCCGGCCTTTTTGGCCTGTCTCCATCTACTCTGCTGCCTCTGGCTGACAACCCCTCTGTCATCAGCTGTCATGACCAGGTGCCTAAGGAGGGAACTGGAGAAGTGATGCCTCCTCATCACAAAGACCAGTCCCCAGAGAAGGATCAGCCTCCCAAGACAGCTGGGCCCGAGCCGCCCCCACCTCTCATTCCACCTCTGCCTGCTGGGAACCTGCCTCCCTTCCCACCCTACTTTGAGGGTGCCCCTTTCCCCCACCCACTATGGCTGAGGAACACCTACCAGCAGTGGGTGCCACAGCCCCCACCCAGGACCATCAAGCGGACCCGGCGGCGACTGTCCCGCAACCGGGATCCTGGCCGACTTATTCTTAGCACGATCCGCCTGCGGCCACGCCAAGTACTGTGTGAGAAATGCAAGAGTACTGTGAGTCCTCAGGAGGCCAGTCCTGGCCCCCTGACCACCCCCAGACCCCGCCGGAGGCTAGGCAGTGGCCCTGACAGTGAGCACCGTAAGCcagaagagccagaggacagtGACTCCATAGCTGCAGCCACCccaagaaggagcaagagagagaagcGGGAAGAGGACAGGGTTCCTGGAGAACGTGTTCCACGGAGCCCAGTCATCAAGATCTCCTACAGCACACCACAGGGCAAGGGGGAGGTGGTCAAAATCCCATCCAGAGTGCACGGCTCTGTGGAGCCCTTCTGTCCCCAACAGTCTCTACAGAATGGCAGCCAGGACTTGGAGGTAGTGAGGGATGTGGAGCCCAGGGGTGGTGGTGACCGACCACCCAGCGGGCATTCTATTCCCAAGCTGAAGCTGACTCGTCCATTGCCTCCCATCTCAGACCTACCACCTCCCAAAATCCGCTTGAAGCCCCACCGACTGAGGGATGGGGAGCATGAGCCTCTGTACAGGGCTGAGCTGGTTGAGGAGCTGAATGGATGCCCAGGAGGCCCcctggccagctctcctgctatCTTTGCTGATGGCTCTACCCATGGGCTGGAGGATTTGTCTTCTGGAAGTTCTGGTGAGGACGATGACCTCAAGAGGTTTCCTCAAGGTAAACATGGACGTGGTAGCTTGGCTTTTCTTGTCGACTGCCCTGGGAGGAGAGCAGATTGTACCAGCGAATCTGTGTGCAGCACCGACAGCCTGGATGAACTGAAATCATCTGGTTCAGAAGTGACATCTCCAGACACAGGAGACCTGTCATCTGGGGACAGtgcctctgttccttcctcttctgctgaCACTCGCCAGACAGTCCCTCCCCTCACGGTCAGGCTGCACACGCAGAGCGTCTCACAATGTGTGACCGAAGATGGAAGGACAGTGGCTGTAGGGGACGTTGTGTGGGGTAAGATTCATGGTTTTCCTTGGTGGCCAGCGCGTGTCCTTGACATCAGCCTTGGCCAGAAGGAGGATGGAGAGCCCTCTTGGCAAGAAGCGAAAGTCTCATGGTTTGGGTCTCCAACTACATCATTCTTGTCTATTTCAAAACTGTTCCCTTTCTCTGAGTTTTTCAAACTGAGATTTAACCGTAAGAAGAAGGGGATGTATCGGAGAGCTATAACTGAGGCTGCTAATGCCACACAACATGTGGCCCCAGAAATAAGGGAGCTCTTGACCCAGTTTGAAATATAA
- the Pwwp2b gene encoding PWWP domain-containing protein 2B isoform X2, with protein MEPRAGCRLPVRVEQVVNGALVVTVSCGERSFAGILLDCTKKSGLFGLSPSTLLPLADNPSVISCHDQVPKEGTGEVMPPHHKDQSPEKDQPPKTAGPEPPPPLIPPLPAGNLPPFPPYFEGAPFPHPLWLRNTYQQWVPQPPPRTIKRTRRRLSRNRDPGRLILSTIRLRPRQVLCEKCKSTVSPQEASPGPLTTPRPRRRLGSGPDSEHRKPEEPEDSDSIAAATPRRSKREKREEDRVPGERVPRSPVIKISYSTPQGKGEVVKIPSRVHGSVEPFCPQQSLQNGSQDLEVVRDVEPRGGGDRPPSGHSIPKLKLTRPLPPISDLPPPKIRLKPHRLRDGEHEPLYRAELVEELNGCPGGPLASSPAIFADGSTHGLEDLSSGSSGEDDDLKRFPQGKHGRGSLAFLVDCPGRRADCTSESVCSTDSLDELKSSGSEVTSPDTGDLSSGDSASVPSSSADTRQTVPPLTVRLHTQSVSQCVTEDGRTVAVGDVVWGHRQ; from the exons ATGGAGCCGCGGGCCGGCTGCCGGTTGCCGGTGCGGGTGGAACAGGTCGTCAACGGCGCGCTGGTGGTCACCGTGAGCTGTGGCGAGCGCAGCTTCGCCGGGATCCTGCTGGATTGCACGAAAAA GTCCGGCCTTTTTGGCCTGTCTCCATCTACTCTGCTGCCTCTGGCTGACAACCCCTCTGTCATCAGCTGTCATGACCAGGTGCCTAAGGAGGGAACTGGAGAAGTGATGCCTCCTCATCACAAAGACCAGTCCCCAGAGAAGGATCAGCCTCCCAAGACAGCTGGGCCCGAGCCGCCCCCACCTCTCATTCCACCTCTGCCTGCTGGGAACCTGCCTCCCTTCCCACCCTACTTTGAGGGTGCCCCTTTCCCCCACCCACTATGGCTGAGGAACACCTACCAGCAGTGGGTGCCACAGCCCCCACCCAGGACCATCAAGCGGACCCGGCGGCGACTGTCCCGCAACCGGGATCCTGGCCGACTTATTCTTAGCACGATCCGCCTGCGGCCACGCCAAGTACTGTGTGAGAAATGCAAGAGTACTGTGAGTCCTCAGGAGGCCAGTCCTGGCCCCCTGACCACCCCCAGACCCCGCCGGAGGCTAGGCAGTGGCCCTGACAGTGAGCACCGTAAGCcagaagagccagaggacagtGACTCCATAGCTGCAGCCACCccaagaaggagcaagagagagaagcGGGAAGAGGACAGGGTTCCTGGAGAACGTGTTCCACGGAGCCCAGTCATCAAGATCTCCTACAGCACACCACAGGGCAAGGGGGAGGTGGTCAAAATCCCATCCAGAGTGCACGGCTCTGTGGAGCCCTTCTGTCCCCAACAGTCTCTACAGAATGGCAGCCAGGACTTGGAGGTAGTGAGGGATGTGGAGCCCAGGGGTGGTGGTGACCGACCACCCAGCGGGCATTCTATTCCCAAGCTGAAGCTGACTCGTCCATTGCCTCCCATCTCAGACCTACCACCTCCCAAAATCCGCTTGAAGCCCCACCGACTGAGGGATGGGGAGCATGAGCCTCTGTACAGGGCTGAGCTGGTTGAGGAGCTGAATGGATGCCCAGGAGGCCCcctggccagctctcctgctatCTTTGCTGATGGCTCTACCCATGGGCTGGAGGATTTGTCTTCTGGAAGTTCTGGTGAGGACGATGACCTCAAGAGGTTTCCTCAAGGTAAACATGGACGTGGTAGCTTGGCTTTTCTTGTCGACTGCCCTGGGAGGAGAGCAGATTGTACCAGCGAATCTGTGTGCAGCACCGACAGCCTGGATGAACTGAAATCATCTGGTTCAGAAGTGACATCTCCAGACACAGGAGACCTGTCATCTGGGGACAGtgcctctgttccttcctcttctgctgaCACTCGCCAGACAGTCCCTCCCCTCACGGTCAGGCTGCACACGCAGAGCGTCTCACAATGTGTGACCGAAGATGGAAGGACAGTGGCTGTAGGGGACGTTGTGTGGG